Below is a window of Quercus robur chromosome 6, dhQueRobu3.1, whole genome shotgun sequence DNA.
aaatttaaagataagcgttttcacaattatttttttacacctTTTAGATAGTTATTATAATTGGTGTTTGTATGGGCAGGTTTTGGATTCTAAGCCCAAGAGATGAATGGATTTAGGCTCAAAGAGTccaacacaataaatttgtagagagtggacttAAAGGTTAGGCTTCAATGGATTAGACAATACGCATAGTGAACCAAAGGTAATAAAACAATTCATGCCTAAAGAGCCcaacacaataaatttatagagagtaggCTTAAAGGCTAGGTTTCAATGGATCAGACAACACGCACAGTGAACCAAATGTAATAAAACAAGCTCTGTGCAAAGAAAATCTTCCTTGGTCAAATTAGAGGAGAGTAGGCCTTATATATCTTTCCTCTAAACTTGGATACAAGTTCATTTTTtcttactacagtgttttctctaTCGAATTTTCGATCCTCTCTCCCTGGAGGgtcttttacattatatagctccctttaaATGATCTTGGCCCTTCATTTGTTGATCGTCTAGACTattacttgagtgcttgtcccatcagacaccttccCAAGCCCCTTGTGAGTTGGGGCAGGTAAGGCAGTACTGTTTAGGGGTCTTCTTTacataaatgcagccaggaggtttggtgggatgcattaaatgtggtggtAGCCACCATCCCTTCAGTCATGTCAGGGTTTAATCCCCTCTTTGAAACTTTTTCTCTATAGTATGACCTCTTCTGATAACATGCCACTGACGTGGCCTTACTGTCCGAGTGTGTGACCTCCTCAGTGTGATAATGGCCTCCTCGACCATGGATATGACACATGGCACAAATATCTTATTTAAATTCTTATACCCTACGGTGCTACTAAAACTTTGAAAATGGTATCACTGTATCAGTGGTGAGTCAATACTAAAGTTATGTTGCACCAATAATAAACTATTGACTCTCgttagtaataaaaaaaatgtcgtGAAAATTGTTAGGTCATAATCGTATTAATTTTATTACTCAAACCATATATACCAAGAGTTAAACGACTAGTTGGCCTGTAGGCGACTCGCACGGTTTGCAAAGCAAAAAGATAATAACAAGGCTCGGGGTGTCCTCCTCCTCCTTAAGGGTCAGATGCAGTGAAAATGAAATCAAGTCTTAAGATAAACAGAAGAATGACCGCCCCAGAAAAGCATAATTTGCTCCCCACAATAGGCGCTTTTGATTATATATGCACTAATTATTTAAAGTGTGGTAATCAAACATAGCAATGCCCATAATTGTTTTTTGTCCTAtactttttgttttggatagGTTTGTCCTATACATTTACTAGCAAGGGAAAGCAACACTTCGCTATTATAGTGAAGAACGGTATCATAATGTGCCAATGCATGCAGTTATTGAATTTCTCTAAAACTCGCCAAAAACAGAATTCCATTTCTTACCCTTCTGAGGTGCCAACaattgttcttattattcttatttcATGTAAagccacaaaaaataaaaggatggtCTATATAACAACAATTAATTCGGGCACCAGCTTTAGAAGAGGATTGGAAATTTCATTCCAAAATCAAGAATGGTAGGGAATaccatttttttgaaaagaccAAAATACACTTTCTGCCCTTAACTATTAGGAGAATGACATGAAATGACTTATTTTGACAACTGATATGAAATGAGTGCCGTGTCAAGGCCCATTGACACTTGATAGTGAAACTATTTGTAGAGATTCCATCATCCTCCGGGTCAGCCGCATGGACTATGGATCCTATAGAATTCCCCACGGCTTCATCTGTCTCCTAGGTTAAGCTTGTTACTAGGATGTTATGAAGTTGCACCCAAAAATTAACCGAAGCAAAAGCCAGCATGTTGAAAAACAACCAAGTTTTTGTCGTATGACCAAGGTTCAAACGCCAAAACTCTTTCTAAATCCATAGTATTCTCAAATTCGAAAAGCAACAAATTCCCCCCAATGTCtctaattttgaattctctaattggTTTCCAAAGAGGTTTAAAAGTGCGTGTAATAGACTCAGCATTCACAACTCTCttagtaaaattttttgcagCTAACTGATATAGACAAATCTCACATTGTTTGTAGACATCGGCCCCTTGTTCTTCTTCATCGATCAGTGACAAATGAGCCTGAAGATCCTCAATGTTAGCCATgctcatagaaaaaaaaacaaagagaacaaCCAAGCTAATCGGAAGGATACAAGTGATCCACAAACCGTCCTATAAGAACTAAAGAATTAAAGGGAACTGAGAAACCTACATAAGGGTAGGGACAAAATTCTACACGCAGAAAAGGAATGCCCTAGTGAGAGTTAAACCCTAGCAAAGAAACCCTAGATGGTGAGAGAAACCACTTTGGATGTACTAAATTGgattaaaaaagagagatagttagatgtaagagagagaagagataatttttttttttttttatttattttaacaatagCAATGAATAGTGTCTCATTGCTTGTGGCATAACACTATTCATTGTTAGGTTGTTTTAGGTTATTTTGGTGAGGCTGATGTGTGGGCCTTTTGGGAGtctctagtatttttttaaaataaatttggcTAATTTGACTAGTATGATGAGAATGATCTTTGTAATATTACTAAAGtgatacataaaaatttgacaacttATTATCGTGTAGCAATGCAATACGTGTTGCTCAATGTTAGAGCATTCGCATTCGGAAAAGCcatcctattctattttaccatctcaaaaagttactttatcaattataccttaccattttacaatattcccaacatcctaacttttattttcccattatactcattaaaataatatatattacctactaaaataatataatatattccaATACaaccctccctctctctcataaaaaaaaaatctccctctctcttctccCCTATCTCTCTGTTTCTCTTCATTGGTGTCTCTTTCTTTGAACCACCATCCACCCAAAGCCAAATACCTCATCCATTGGCCACTGGCAACCAGCAATCAACAACTAGCCACCACCTAAACCCAACTAGCCACTACCACTAGCCATAAAAACCAGTCACCACCACCATGCCACACACTAACCACCAATCACCAACCACCAAAAGCCATTAAATCAAATCCATTAAATCAGCAAACCAACAAACCCCgatcaaaagaaattaaatgcattaaatcaaaaaccaaaagcCATTAAATCAAAAACCGATCTCTGGACATGTCGGTCAAAACTCCATCAAAACCCACCCGATCTCcacccaaaatcaaagaaaaatcaacattAGAAGTTCAGAATCCCATCAGAACTAATCTGAAGCTGATCTCCACTCCACTGGCCTTGTCTCCACGCCTCATTGCTGTCGAGTCCATGCCTCCACACCTCCACACATACCTAGATCAAGCCACAACCTAGATCAACCCAAACCAAGCAAACCCACACAAACCTAGACCAACCTACACCATAAACTCAGATTAACCCACCATCGAGACATCCCCACGTCGCCACCATTAATCATCGACCCAGACCCACATCGCCACCATTGAGACCACACCATATGCCACTTGCCGATCTTGCCATGCCGTGACCATATTGTTACCATGCTGTGACCATGCCGAATCCAACCCAACTTCGATGGCATGCtttgaatgagagagagagatgtgagagAGGGAGTGAGAATTGAggatgaaagaaagagagaattggagaaaaaggaaagcaaagaaaagaaagaaatagctaagagagagagagagagagagagagagagagagagagagagagagaaataatataataattctACAAGATGCTACAGTCACGCCATAAAAGTAAGATGGTACTATAGcggtattgtaaaaaaatttacaagtaGTAGAACTGATGGTGGCCTTGTTTGGTCCTTACATATACCATTTGCACACACCTCAAACTAAAAAGTCGGGAGTGCACAGAGTCTAGGTTGTTCCCATTGGGAGTGTGAcacccccaccccacccccacAAGGCACAAAGCCACAAACAAACCAAATCTTATGCATTTTTcgtttttcattttcaaaaaattgcaCATTTTGCGACCATTGCATTACTTTGGCCTGAACCAAGGGAGTTAATTTCGTACCATACCGGCTGATACCAccggaatataccgtaccggcAAGCAAATTGGTACATATAACCCCCCTGTTTCATACCGAAAAAAATACCGACCATATTGGCTAATTTCGAGCAATACCGGCTGGTACCAGGTGTACCGACcggtacataatttttttatttttttagttttgtaattttgaatttttgttagggcagaatgataacttatttgcattaacttattagtattatttgttttttagtatGTAATGGTAACTTTTaggctttctattttttatattgtgtgttttttttttcttcttttaattgatactaaagtctaaaactatagataattagttttgaattgaggaaatattttatggtaaatttttatatttattataatatatatattatttttatatttattataatatatatatttataaatataaaaaataacagtAAACCCAAAACAGTACACCAATATTGACctgtatccgaaatatatcgtaccatTAGTCAAACTGGTATAGCATTCGGTACAGTATTGATTCCCTTGACCTGAACCTAGAGTCGGTTTACGGCATCTTCTACGGACGGAATACGAGGGGGCATCAGCCCGATATTCCATACTAGTGGAAGGTTAGTCCAGTAATTTAAAGTATGAAATCTGAGCCAATCGTGACCGCCCACAATCATCTAGACGACACACGTGTGAAACATTAGAAACGTCCAGAAGCTGTAACTTCGTGCGGCGCTGGACAGGTCAGGAGAGTGTAGTGTGAAGATAATTGGTGCCACGTATGAGTAGAGGTGGCCAAAACAATCCTAGTCagcaaatacaaatacaaatacagaTCAGATCAGATAGATAGATAGTCAGACAGTCCAGCTGCTTCCTATAAATGCCCAAACCACCACCCACTCCATCAGTCTCCACCAAAACCATAATCGACAAGGtcctccttttctctctctctctctcactatcgcCGGAAAATGCTAATTCCGGCGACCTTCTCGTCCATTCAAATACCCATTTTCCATATCTCCGATCATCGCCGTCACGTTTTCCACGAAAAGCCCTGAACGAAAGCCATCTTCTTTCTTTGTACTATCccaaaaattattcttttcttcatcgaaagaccaaaaaaaaaaaaaaattgatactatAATTCAACAAGAAGGTACCAATTTCATGCgagtaaataaatttttgtagGCTTTTTTTTGCTAGTTTAGTTTTGGGCTAGATTGACCAGTTGATCGGACAGAATTTTGATACTGTGGAGAATTTGGCTTGTATTGCTTGAGAGAGAATTTAGAAAAGATGGTGAATGTGTATGAATCTGTTGAGTGGTAGCATTGATTCACGTTTTATTACCTTTCTTGTTCGTGTACATCTTTGTGTGAAGTAAATGCAAAGAATCAGAGGGAGTGATGGGTTTTGAGTGACAATGTTTGATTAAATTTTTGTGTACTGTTGAGTCTGAGTTTCAAAGCGGATCGGAGCTTTGAAAAATGAAGCAGAGCTGACAGGGCGGGAAAGGGATTTAGAGTATAGACCGGagcatacaatttttttttttgtctgctTGTTTGTTGCTTTTGGGTGTTAATTTGAACATTGAGCATGCCATTTCCGATGAAGATCCAACCTATTGATATTGATGCTGAAGAACCGGTTCGAACCGATACGATGAAACCAGCGGTGTTGAAATCGCGGCTGAAGAGGTTGTTTGATCGGCAATTCCCTAGTGTTCTGAGGATATCGTCGGCGGAGAAGCCCAGCGGTGGCGGCGAAGCCCATGGAGGAGTAGCAGAGTTGGAGCCGAGCTCCGTTTGCTTGGCAAAAATGGTGCAGAGTTTTATAGAAGACAACAATGAGACAAAGCAGCAGTCTATAGCGCCGAGCAAGTACGGGCGAAACCGCTGCAATTGCTTCAACGGCAGTAGCAACGACAGCTCTGACGACGAGTTCGACGACTTTGCTTCTAATTTCGGAGGCGATTCTTCCGCTGGCACTGGATCCGATGTCTTCGATACGCTCAAGGTAttcaatttaattcaaattcaactCAATTTCGGAATTTTATTAAAGGGAAAGAATTGGAGTATTAATTATGTGGTTTGTGGAACAGAGTTTAACCCCTTGTACTAGCGTTGCGGAGAGAAACCTGTTAGCAGACGCGGCGAAAATCGTagacaagaacaacaaaattaacaaaagtaaAGAGGATCTGAGGAAAATAGTGACGGATGGACTGTCATCTCTTGGCTATGATTCCTCTATTTGCAAATCCAAATGGGACAAATCTCTCTCTTACCCAGcaggtaaaatatttttgttctctgaGTTTTGAAACGAttaattataaagaaaagaagaagaattattatttaagattgtgttgttgttgttcagGGGAATATGAATATATAGATGTGATAGTGGAAGGGGAAAGATTGTTGATGGATATAGATTTCCGATCGGAGTTTGAGATAGCGAGATCGACTGGGACGTACAAGGCGATATTGCAATCTCTACCGTACATATATGTGGGGAAAGCCGATCGGTTGGGTCAAATAGCGTCGATAGTATCGGAGGCAGCAAAGCAGAGTTTGAAGAAGAAGGGGATGCACTTTCCGCCTTGGAGGAAAGCTGACTACATGCGTGCCAAATGGCTCTCTCCTTATACACGACGAACAACAACTAATCAACCTCAAACTCAAACAACCCACACCATTTCTACCGCTACCACGGACACCGACACAGACAGTGATTGCGGTGACCTCCATCTCATTTTCGGggacaaaaccacaaccacgccccctcactctcactctcactctcactctcactcttcGGATTTTTCCAATTTTAGTAATGGCAAACTGAATGATGTCTTGCTTACGTGGCAACCACCGGCGGTTAAACCTAAGATCCTTGACAGATCACGACCAAATGCAAAGCCCGTCACCGGTTTAGCTTCTCTCCTCAAAGATCATAAACCctaaaccaaaattttggattttgtttttccggtattaaaataaaaaaaaattatatattaaaaacataatcGTATTTCGGAGAATAGTAcaatccttttcttttcttttattctccctcttttttttttttatatttttttttatgagtttatGAACTAAGCAGCAGAGCTATAATCTTTGTAATAATAAATTAGAACCAGTACAGTACAGcgcaaaaaagaacaaaaaaaaaaaaaagaagggtaaaTGTTTACTAAATTTGTGTAAATTAAATCAAGGCACCTGGCTGGGAGTGAGAATCgatgagatttttctttttcatcgaTTTCCTAAACGAGTACAGTGCTCTGTGTCTATCATGGTtgcttttgagttttgttgTGGTGACGGTTTCTTGTGAGGGAACAAAGAAGGATGAGAGACTTTTAATAAGGGGGAATTGGCATTGGCATGGGCAT
It encodes the following:
- the LOC126689551 gene encoding uncharacterized protein LOC126689551, with amino-acid sequence MPFPMKIQPIDIDAEEPVRTDTMKPAVLKSRLKRLFDRQFPSVLRISSAEKPSGGGEAHGGVAELEPSSVCLAKMVQSFIEDNNETKQQSIAPSKYGRNRCNCFNGSSNDSSDDEFDDFASNFGGDSSAGTGSDVFDTLKSLTPCTSVAERNLLADAAKIVDKNNKINKSKEDLRKIVTDGLSSLGYDSSICKSKWDKSLSYPAGEYEYIDVIVEGERLLMDIDFRSEFEIARSTGTYKAILQSLPYIYVGKADRLGQIASIVSEAAKQSLKKKGMHFPPWRKADYMRAKWLSPYTRRTTTNQPQTQTTHTISTATTDTDTDSDCGDLHLIFGDKTTTTPPHSHSHSHSHSSDFSNFSNGKLNDVLLTWQPPAVKPKILDRSRPNAKPVTGLASLLKDHKP